In Sporichthyaceae bacterium, the genomic window CCGGTGGCACCGGTACCACCGGTGGCCCCGGCGGCCCCGGCGGGCGGGGTGAAGCTGCCGGCCGCGCCGCCGGCGCCCGTGGCACCGGTGCCGCCGCGGTGCCCGCCGCCGAGGCCGCCGCCCATGCCGCCGCCGCGCATGCAGCTGCCGCTGACCGCGTCGCTGATCGAGACCGACGCGGCGGTGATCGGCGCGGACATGTCCGGCGCCGCGCCCGTGGCGCCCGTGGCGCCGGTCTGGACCGGGGTCACCGAGACGCACTTGCCGACGGCGAGGTCGGACTGCTTCGCGCTGACGGTCTGGCTCACCACGGTCGAGGCCGTGTAGGTGACCGCTGTCTGCGAGCTCGCGCCCTGCACCTGCAGGGTCTTGCCGCTCACCGCGGCGATCTGACCGCTGACGCCGGGCGTGCGCGCCGCGCCCTGGCCGGCGGCGCCGCCGCCCGTGCCGGTGGAGTTGTTGGTGGCCGGGCTGGACGACGCGGCCGCGGTGCTGCCGTTGCCGCACGCGGCCAGCAGAGCCATCGTCGCACCGACGGAGGCGGTCGCGAGGATGGTTCGGCGAACCGCCGGTCTGCTGAGATTGCGCATTTCTGGTACCCCCTGAAGTCTGTTGTGCACTGGGCCGGTCTATTTCTGACTGCCAGTCAGAAGTGACCTGGCCAGTGTTGGATGCCCCCTCCGCGGTAAACGATGGGGCCTGCACCTTCAGCAATCCTGTGAAGTGACCGAAGCCTTCCTGTGACAGCAACCCCACAGAAATGCTTAGGTTTC contains:
- a CDS encoding DUF5666 domain-containing protein; translation: MALLAACGNGSTAAASSSPATNNSTGTGGGAAGQGAARTPGVSGQIAAVSGKTLQVQGASSQTAVTYTASTVVSQTVSAKQSDLAVGKCVSVTPVQTGATGATGAAPDMSAPITAASVSISDAVSGSCMRGGGMGGGLGGGHRGGTGATGAGGAAGSFTPPAGAAGATGGTGATGARGARGGFGGGGFGANGTVASISGDTMTVTMTQRTPGATGATGAAATTTVTRTVTLTSSTTYTETQKAADSALTVGKCVSAIGSTDSSTGAVTASSITIRPAVNGSCSTGFGGRGNRGAGAGAGAAGAGANAAALGSEQ